Part of the Henckelia pumila isolate YLH828 chromosome 2, ASM3356847v2, whole genome shotgun sequence genome is shown below.
tggAAGATTAATGTTTTTGAATGGCGATGTTATGCGTGGAAAAAGATTGTTGTGGGGTTGGaatttcgtgatcatatttacTTGCTACTAAATTATTTGATGTTTTATTGTAGCTCGGGGTATGAGGTGAACTCGAGCATAAATTTTGCACCAAATTGTTGGTTCTTTCGTTTCTTTTGTTCAGGAGGGTTGGGTGGTGAAATGCGTGAAATTTGACCCAGAATCGGTACCCGTGTTATTTTTGTCAGCGAAATTGGAGTTGTCTTTGACGGATTGCCTGCttgaattgttttttaaaaaataaaaaaaaatcgtgaaaATAAGCAGATTGGTAGTAAAAAAATGTGCTTTATTTGATTGGAACCACAATCTGGTGATTTTTATTGAGTTATTCGATGGTTCTTGTTAATTTCATTTTACGTGTGATTTGTGGAAGAACTGGTTGCATGATATTTTGCAACAATTCCCCCACAATAGGATGCTCCATGTATTGTTTTGAAGATAGAATGATCTATTTTAGATTTTGTGCTGGTGTATAAGGGGGCTTTGTGCTGTTGGTTGAATTTTCTTTTTCATTAAGTACACGATCCTTCGATTATCAGCATAAATTTTAGATGATATTTTGTTGCAGAGAAAGCATGATAGCTGCTTTGTTTCCTATGTTAGAGATCTATTTGACTGAATCTCATCAGTTGCTAATATGGAGAAGGTTGTGGATAAGAACTTGTTTTGTTCATGAAATTTATTTAGAACATTTAGAATAATTGCTAATGATATTAACTGATTGTTATTGATTGTGATACTTTGCAAACACCAAAcaccttgattttttttttaaaatagaagGCTTGCCGCGAGTTGATGAAATTTTGAGGATGGCAGTTCCTTTTTCTCATTAAAACAGCTGAGAGGTTGGCGCATGGGTTTGAGTGTTCTATTTTCTCTTTCACGAGCACAAAAAATTTGAGTTATCATCAAGTATAGGCGTAGCTCAATCTGCAACAGGCCTTTATTGGATTGTaccttttttttcccttttatgGAAGGATAAACCCGCATTCTGTTGTTTAGTGCTGCAACAGTTTTTGAAGTACCATGAGTTTTGTTTTCCGAGGCACGAGAGGAGATATAGAGGCTGGTTTCCAAGGATTGATTCCTGAGCGGCGTGCAGTGGTAATATAGTAATATACTAGCATTTTCTAGTTTTGCGTCTGTAAACTATCGACTTGTCTTCATTTTTCTCTATGCGTGATAACAATTCTCACTGACACATGATTGTCTCTTAATTAATTCTGAGCAGCGGGTTCATGCTGCTCGGCCAGTCAATACAAACTCGCTTGCTTTTCTTGTCACAGGTATTATCTCTCAGATaccattttattttgtttccttTGTGTTAGTTCATCCCATTGACCGTGTTGTGCGATTTCTCATTTTATGTGGCAGTGCTATTGCTGTTTATGATTTTGAACTCGCATCAAATGTCTCCAAATTTTTTGGTTGGTGTTCTTCTCTATGAAATTGGCTTATTCACATCAATCAGTTGTAAAATACTAAATATTGAATCATTACCCTCTTATCTACAATGCAAAGCTTTGGCTTGTGCTTGGTGTCTTTTTTATGGCAACCACCCTTAGGATGTACGCAACTTGTCAGCAACTTCAAGCACAGGCTCAAGCTCATGCTGTTGCTGCTAGTGGACTTCTTGGCCACACAGAATTACGGCTGCACATGCCACCATCTATAGCTCTCGCAACGAGGGGGAGGTTGCAGGGTCTCAGACTCCAGCTTGCTCTTCTGGACAGAGAATTTGATGATTTAGGTATGACTTGTGGAAAAGTTCTGGTATCGAGCTATAAAATGTGTCCTATTTGTATTTGATCAATTTAGGGGTGTGCAGtaagtaaaaaaatatttgatgaaGAGTTGCATGTTATTCATCGTCCAGATTATGAAACATTGCGAGCACTGGATGCGGACAATATTCCTGCGGCCTCAATGACTGAGGAAGAGATCAATGCTCTTCCAGTTCACAAGTACAAGGTGTCAGGCCCTCAAAGGTTAGCTGAGGTGGAAATTTTTCCTTTTAGTAAAATATGAAAATCTTGTTGCCTTTTATCTTTCTTATTGTAGATGTTCAGTTAATGTATTTGTTAATAGGACTTTGGCAAATACTTTTTGCTTATCAATTCTAGCACACCTTTTCCGTATTGCTATCttagattgttttggtttaGCCACTAATATGTCAGCAggagcatatatatatacatttttttgtgAAATAGTCAGCAGGAGTATATTTACTATATGATTGCTGCTAATTTCTATGATGACACGCTATTGACACTCAgtctaaaatttttttgttcaGTTTTTTAGTTATGTTATAGAAACCCTTCATTTAACCTCCAATGTTGATTTACACATTTGGTTGGTTACGTGTTTCGATATTTTCTGATAAATTATCATACCAAGCTTTGTTATAAAATGCAGCAAACAAGAGAGGCAAGCATAAATCTGTATATTTAACTTAGGAATTGACATATACCATTTATTGAGTGTTGGCATTATTGATTTGTATATCtatttttgtttgattgtttatGTTACCTTTTGTTTATTCACAAGGTGAATGTGTTGAACTGCATTGTAGGGTAAAGTCTTGAAGTTTTAAAGTTCAAGTTTTTCAGTAATTCCAACTTTTCTCATTTAAGTGTTGAATGGACTGATTGTTGGTGTGTTTCCTTTCTAATCTTGACACTTTGTTTGTTTCCCTGAATTGTGTTGTTCAATTTATGTGTTGGAATGAGGGAAAAAATGTAACACGGCATGACAGCAATTATGTTCTCTCTTTTGTTTGAGAGCAATATTTCCTCTATCATTAGATAAGGTTTTACATCTTTGCTGATTTTTCATGGATCTTTCTTCGGTCCTTTTGACAGCATTGGTCCATCTGTACTGCAAGCTTCTTCTTCCAATTCAGTTGAGGTACAGTGCTTCTTCCACTTCTATTATTTTAGATATGGCTGGTTTTTGTGCTGACACTTGAGGTATTTTATTGGCTTTTGCTTCCAACTCAAATTTAAGGCACTGGAATCACTATTGCTATTCAGAAATATATGTCAACCCTTGTGTCTTgaacatattttattttcatttttttagtgCTGAGATATGGATTCACTCAAATGTCACGTTTGTTCTTCTTGTGGCACTTTACAGTGTACTCTGGAAACTTTCTAGGATGTTGTATATACATGTATGATAAAAAACAACTTCAAACATTCAAAGTGCTACAGATTGGTATCTGCTAATTGACATAAGCAACTTTATTTGTTTAGTCCTATATTCAAGTTGCACGGCCATTGGCAGTTGTATAACACGTTTGGATAATAACCTAGTCTAAAAAGATGATTGAAGTTGACGCAACATATGAATGATTTTGTTCCGGTCTTTTTGGAGTATCATTTCAGAGAATGGGGTTTTTTAGAATGTATCGAGTAATTTACTGTacttttggttttgtttttgggTCAAACAAAAATTTGCTTTAGCTGtctaatcatataatatagGTGCTTATCTGgcaattgtttttttaattgtaaTTGGGTATATAAAGAAAagaattaattatctcaatgatGTAACAATGAGTTTTtagaaaagaaaggaaaaattaGTGTTTTTTTTGTTTCCAAGGTTAGAAAACATTGTTTAAAAACATACTCAAAGATATAGTGAATTTTGTTatctttgtttttcttttttctacCAATATAACAAACTTCTCCCTGCTGCTTTTTGTGATTCTAATAGCAAAAGATAAAGTTTTACTCAATGCTTTTCATGAATAGGGTATGCgcagattttatttttcttatgttGCTATTGCGTTTTCTCCTTATTTGAAGCCATGAGATTTAGAAAAACAAGAAAGCCTTTCCATATATCCCCTTGTTTTGTTGTGCCAGTACAGTTTGCGTGGCAGATCCTTGTTGTTTTCGTCATTAACGAATTcccttctgttttttttttaaaaaaaaattataaatgcaGAAGAAGCAAGATCCTTCAAATGCACAAGGGTCAGTAAAGACCTCGGATGATGATTTGACATGTAGCGTATGCTTGGAGCAAGTTGACGTTGGAGAGCTCATTCGTAGCTTGCCATGCTTGCACCAGGTTTGTTTGTGGCACAATTTTTTTCGTTTGTTGGATATCATGGTACATTGTTGTTTCCCCGTTTTAAAAAATACGGATGTGTACTACATCCCATTTGTGTTTCACATGATTCGGTGTAATCAATGTTGTGAGACGTACAGCTTCACTTGGTTACGGTGTTTCTTTAAAGGCCATTCATCAATTTATTCTTGCATTCTTTTACAGTTTCATGTAAATTGCATCGATCCATGGCTACGGCAACAAGGTACATGCCCAGTTTGCAAATTTAGAGCAGGATCACAATGGTCTGAGACTGGACAAGGTGAAGGCGATGCTTCGTATATGGTCTAGCTTTACAGTTTTGGGGATGTAAAATTATGTGCTAACTTGTCCTTGCAAAAAGAGGTATAAATATGTACACTGGTCCAAAACTTGGATTCGATAGAATATAAAGATACTTGTTAATTGCATTGGACTGCCCGGCCCGGCTGCCTCGGCTTGGGATGTAAACGAACTAAATCGACTAGAATATTAGTAAAAATTTAAGGTTCTAATTCAATATATTTGATTTGAAGCTAAAAAATTTAAGATTTTTCTGGGGGTTCGAACTTATTCAAGAATTATTTGAACAATTCCTTGAAAATCAAGGCTCCATGATAAAAGTTTCTAAACTCGAAAtgcatatatattaaatatgtaattatattatattaataaaatattcagaAGTAACCAAAAAAGTTTCAACATATTCGAACTTGATGTTGAAGCTCGGTTATGTTTGATAACTTTATATAGAATCAAATTTTATCGAGTCAATTCGAAAAACTTACAAACCGGCTTGTTATGCTTGTGGCGCTAGTACATCCCTATACAAAATTATATAGTCTACAAGACTACATTTTAGCCtttttatatatagaaataccatattccattaaaaaaaaacgaggtctatatttatattcataattataattataattacaaCTAAAATATTGGAATTATATCCGAAAATACATCTGCATGATCATGCAAAGCTTTACGGGATTTTCGACCCTACAGAGTGTAAGGCCTTGAgaacttgattgattatatCATTAAAAAGGGAATTTCGTACACATCAATGCACGATTGGGTAACGGTGGATTTTCGATATACCGTACCAAAAATACcagtataaaaaaattcataccggtaACGATAccgaaatttcgaaattttggtatgaaaaaaatccatACTATGTCGTacagataccgaaaaaaaattcgacATATCGAAAAAATGACtgtatatcaaaaaaatttcgataCGGTATCACACCCTTAGGTGCGAGAATCTTTTTTCTTATTGACAACTAAAAggcaaaatatattttatcttcaaaagattAACAATATCAAAGGTCTTGGATTTCTACGAATTCCTTTCAATCAAGAACAGAATTCCTTTCAATCAAGAACAGATTTGTAGTTTAGATTATATGATCGGTTAAGTCACTGCTATCCGCTTACACAACACTCAGATAAAGCATATCCATGGAAGCTCTCATACAATAGGATCATGTAATAATTTATAAGTAATCAGGGTCAATGAGCTTATGTAGCTTTGCCCTTGCCCTTTCCTTTCTTAGCCTCAAGTTTGGCTTGAATCCTAGCAGCAGCAGCTGCCTTTgcttcttctcttttcttcttctcttcttctttaACTGCAGCTGCCAATTCCCTCTGCTTCTTGAGCTCCCTGAACAAATATGTAAACATAAAACATCCATCTATTCTCAAATTTGGAAAACTTTGATGCAGTTCTGTAACACATGACAAACCATAGATGAATCGTATGTCAACCCCGCTTGTGGAGGTTCTAATCAACTTTATTGTTCATACTTTAGGCGGTGTCAACCAGTTTATTTGAACATCTTGCACTTCTTACATCAACTCTCGAGAAGTTAAAGTAATGATAGTGAACCTCGCTCGAGGTTTGAAATAGCGATTATAATAGTTCTCATTGTAGTTGTAAGTTGTAACTATCCAAAATTTGGAAGTTGTTTATATTGTCATTCCAAACCCTAAAATAGCGTGGATGTCATATTCAcggaaaattaaatgatgcagACTGCTTAGAATGAAAAATGAACAGATGATACTTACTCCAGTCTGGCCCTCTCATCTGAAACACTGCCTAGACTAGAACCCTTACGAGGACGGCATGCTACCAACTCCACCTCAAAAATGAGCGTTGAACTGCATACGTAATTCAAAGATGATATGCATAGATTACAAGAAACATTTCTGAAACATTATTGCAAGTGAATATCTTGAGTATACAGAAAATTTGACGTTGTAAACCATAAATAGACATAATCTGGGAAAAGTATTTGACTCGGAAAATCAACTATACCATATATAAAAACGGTAAACATTGTTCAAACTCTCTGGGATCACAAAACTATTGGTTATAATAATATCAAACATACGCGGATGGCAATGGGAAGTGACTCAATTTCCCTACAATAACCTCCTAAGACCTCTGGACCACCATTCAACGTTATTTCCAAAGGGCTCAAGAAACAAGGCTTGCTAATGTTGGAAAGTTATCAAAACTCAAAGTCATGATTTGTGTGTGCATAAAGCTAGTTGAAATTTCcatcaaaatataaataatcgGTCAGCTATTATCGTGCAAGGGTACATAAACATTAGTGCATAAACTCCATCAAACCAGCATAGCCTTTCAATGACAATACTAGGCAAAATATAGATCAAAATGATAGCCcttttaaaaatcaaatgtgGGACACACATTTTCGTTTTCGCTCTAGTTAAATCTCCCAAGAACCATCATTTGCCCTTATCACAACCGATGGAAATATTTTGGCCACCTTTTGTTTCCTGCTAACTAATCATTTATCCTTCCACACACCTTTCAACCAAGCAACCCTTTTAAGTATATTTTTGTTTCTGTCAGCAGGCCCAGCACCATATTTTACAGAAAAATAATTCCCCTATATAAAGAAGTTTCATCGAAAAGTTGCAAAAAACAGGAGAAAAAAGGGTGCTAAGAATCTCCCAGCATAATAATTGGGAAAGTTGATATCAATTTCATTGAAAATTTGGTCTCTAGACGAAAAAGAGCATATGCCGGATCCAACAATTTAACTCGATGCAAATACAAGGAAAGTGCAGGAAATTTTCCCTCGCACTTTTCCAGCACATCTTTCTGGCAACCAAAAGCATTATCTAAATAGCTTCTGTTCATGAAACTTATTCAAAGTTATGAAGAAGAGATAGGTACTCGGGGGGAACATCAGGTGGAGAACCAGCACTGCCATAGGCATATTCTGGTTTACAGGTAATCTTTGCAACCTCACCAACCTGCCAAATATCGTGAAGGAACAAAACGTTGAGGAAGAATAATGTGCAATAATAGCTCCATGAATACTGTTATATTCACCTTCATGGTTTTTAGTGCAATATCCCAAGCTTTAATCACAGAACCCGTGCCCAATTCAAAGGTGAATATAGTGTTATCCTCATGTGTAGTATCAAAGATGTCACCAGTTTCGGCAAGAATGCCTTCATAATGAACTGTCAACGAGAACCaagatattaaaaaattaatcctTCTAAGCAAGACAAGCAGAAATGTCACATATATTAACCATCAGAAAAGAGACATTAAAGTTTCAGTTTATGAAAgtgtcatgattttaaaacataCATCCCAATAGTTTTAGAGAACAAGATTCCATTCATGAGTATCAAATGTCCATTTCCTAAAACCATCTGTTACATGTGTTAACAGTTTTTGCATGTAAACAAAGAGACATGGTTCAAGTTCAAAACATTAATACGGGTAGCAAATCTTCGCTCCATTTTCAGGAAAAGAACACCATGACTAACAAAAATGTGTTTCCACTTACGGAAAAATTCTAAGCACACCATCTTCATACTAACAAGAAGATTACGCAGAACCCAAGTAAAAATAGTGAAGATGTAAAGAAAAATCCACGGTACAAAGAACTCTAAGTGCATGGATATGTGGTAACATACCATCGAGAAGAGGAAGGGTCTCCGAAGGAGCAATGGCATCAGGTTTTGCTCGACGTACTGTTGTCTTCAGGACACCACCATCCCCAGTCAAATCAACAGAAGCACTCATGATTGTTCTTTGTTAATTGCCTGAGGGTGGAAAGATAGTGAGCTACATAGCATTACACATGCAAAATGCACAATAAAACATACAATTGTTTTTCAAAAGAAATGTAATTCAAACCATGTAAATATTTTTAGCCCAAGAAGAAAATGGATTAAGATAATGCTTTAACATGAAAAATACGAGGCAGATTACATTTTTAGCCcaatcaacaataaataattgcAGATTACATGTTCCATCTTCTATCGTTATTAAAAGAGTGTCCGTAGGCACAAGGCAGGGTGAAGCATAACCCATGCACCTCAGCAAAGTTTGCTAGTGATGAAAGTGTCTCAAGTGTCTTAAAGGCTCAAGTCACATTTCAAAAACAACTTAGATGCAGTGTTTGTGAATTCAATGTGAAACCAATAAGATGGGAATTCATATTTAATGATGTTTGTTTTATATTGCTCAATAGCTCTCATTAGATGATTAAATA
Proteins encoded:
- the LOC140881188 gene encoding peptidyl-prolyl cis-trans isomerase FKBP20-1 — its product is MSASVDLTGDGGVLKTTVRRAKPDAIAPSETLPLLDVHYEGILAETGDIFDTTHEDNTIFTFELGTGSVIKAWDIALKTMKVGEVAKITCKPEYAYGSAGSPPDVPPDSTLIFEVELVACRPRKGSSLGSVSDERARLEELKKQRELAAAVKEEEKKKREEAKAAAAARIQAKLEAKKGKGKGKAT
- the LOC140879718 gene encoding E3 ubiquitin-protein ligase SDIR1; amino-acid sequence: MSFVFRGTRGDIEAGFQGLIPERRAVRVHAARPVNTNSLAFLVTVLLLFMILNSHQMSPNFLLWLVLGVFFMATTLRMYATCQQLQAQAQAHAVAASGLLGHTELRLHMPPSIALATRGRLQGLRLQLALLDREFDDLDYETLRALDADNIPAASMTEEEINALPVHKYKVSGPQSIGPSVLQASSSNSVEKKQDPSNAQGSVKTSDDDLTCSVCLEQVDVGELIRSLPCLHQFHVNCIDPWLRQQGTCPVCKFRAGSQWSETGQGEGDASYMV